The following coding sequences lie in one Zingiber officinale cultivar Zhangliang chromosome 2B, Zo_v1.1, whole genome shotgun sequence genomic window:
- the LOC122044956 gene encoding receptor-like protein kinase HSL1, protein MSSLFLLLLLLLVSGLFRCGLGLTDDGHRLLEAKAYLYDPDDALADWSPSDATPCNWTGVSCEAPPQFPAVAALDLSGLGLSGTFPPPLCRLPRLHSLSLASNSLNSSLLPDALLGCSSLTRLDLSQNYFTGYVPADLPSLLPYLEHLDLSVNNFSGQLPHSFSQFSSLRSLAVVGNLLSGPIPAFLSNLSSLGELNLSYNPFDPSPLPPSLANLTSLRVLWLASCNILGRIPPELGRLSYLTDLDLSYNSLSGMIPDSLAGLSSIVQIELYSNELTGFLPGSLSNLTELLFFDASTNHLSGKIPEDVFLAPELKSFNLYENNLTGAVPSTLGGCRNLAELRLFSNRLVGPLPDELGKNSPLSFVDLSDNLLSGEIPAGICDGGALEQLLLLDNFFTGPLPERLGQCSTLTRVRLSKNRLSGEIPPSFWGLPQVLLLDLTENSFTGGISPSISGAANLSKLMISDNQFDGRIPDEMGALSNLYGLSAANNQLTGSLPATLLNLAELGQLDLHSNSLSGDIPTDVGSWKNLIELNLADNEFTGSIPAALGDLPVLNYVDLSDNKLTGEIPNELQNLKTNRLNLSNNQLSGTLPPFFATQMYKDSFLGNPALCVSESCGRRGGSSTHHGSGRWLRSIFVLFSMSILAAAAWCYWKRQKEKQKKVKLDTKKPNWKLTPFHKLNFSEQEMLNCLNEDNVIGAGDSGKVYRATLSGGQAVAVKQVQESSGVDHRNRFEEEAAALGKIMHKNIAKLWCCCIHNDSKLLVYEYMPNGNLGDLLHSSNSRLLDWPARYKIAVGAAAGLSYLHHDCVPPIIHRDVKSNNILLDEEFEAKIAMSISASSGGYIAPEYAYTRHVNEKSDVYSFGVVILELVTGRRGVDPEPGEKDLVKWTCNVTSRKGVDHVLDPKLDLCFQEEIRKVLNVGLLCTSYLPINRPPMRRVVNMLLEAAPQRRLKPANTSYKAFIATSAI, encoded by the exons ATGTCTtcgctcttcctcctcctcctcctcctcctcgtttCTGGCCTTTTCCGTTGCGGTCTCGGTCTCACCGACGACGGCCACCGCCTGCTGGAAGCCAAGGCCTACCTCTACGACCCTGACGACGCCCTCGCTGACTGGAGCCCCTCCGACGCCACCCCCTGCAACTGGACCGGCGTCTCTTGCGAAGCACCGCCGCAGTTCCCGGCGGTCGCGGCTCTCGACCTCTCCGGCCTCGGCCTCTCCGGAACATTCCCCCCGCCCCTGTGTCGCCTCCCACGGCTGCACTCCCTCTCCCTCGCTAGCAACTCCCTCAACTCCTCTCTCCTCCCCGACGCCCTCCTCGGCTGCTCCTCCCTCACCCGCCTCGACCTCTCGCAGAACTACTTCACCGGCTACGTCCCCGCAGACCTCCCCTCCCTCCTCCCTTACCTCGAGCATCTAGACCTCTCCGTCAACAACTTCTCCGGCCAGCTCCCGCACTCATTCTCCCAGTTTTCTTCCCTCCGGAGCCTCGCCGTCGTCGGCAACCTCCTCTCCGGGCCCATCCCGGCCTTCCTCTCCAATCTCTCCTCCCTCGGCGAGCTCAATCTTTCTTACAACCCCTTTGACCCCTCTCCTCTGCCTCCCTCGCTGGCCAATCTCACCTCGCTCCGCGTCCTCTGGCTCGCCAGCTGCAACATCCTCGGCCGCATTCCGCCGGAGCTCGGCCGCCTCTCCTACCTCACCGACCTCGACCTCTCCTACAACTCCCTCTCCGGGATGATTCCTGATTCCCTCGCCGGCCTCTCCTCCATTGTCCAGATCGAGCTCTACTCCAACGAACTTACGGGATTCCTCCCCGGCAGCCTCTCCAACCTCACGGAGCTCCTGTTCTTCGACGCATCCACGAACCACCTCTCGGGGAAGATACCAGAAGACGTCTTCCTTGCTCCCGAGTTGAAAAGTTTCAACCTTTACGAGAATAACCTCACCGGAGCTGTCCCCTCGACCCTCGGCGGCTGTCGCAACCTCGCCGAGCTCCGGCTGTTCTCCAACCGGCTCGTAGGACCTCTCCCGGATGAACTCGGCAAGAATTCTCCGCTTTCCTTTGTTGATCTCTCCGACAATCTGCTCTCCGGCGAGATTCCCGCCGGGATTTGCGACGGCGGCGCTCTGGAGCAACTCCTCCTGCTCGATAACTTCTTCACCGGTCCTCTGCCAGAGAGACTCGGCCAGTGTTCGACGCTCACGCGAGTCCGGCTGTCGAAAAACCGTCTCTCCGGCGAGATCCCTCCTTCATTTTGGGGTTTGCCGCAAGTCCTGCTTCTCGACCTCACCGAAAACTCCTTCACCGGGGGCATTTCCCCGTCGATCTCCGGCGCCGCCAACCTCTCTAAGCTGATGATTTCTGACAACCAATTCGACGGACGAATCCCCGACGAAATGGGAGCTCTCTCCAATCTCTACGGTTTGTCTGCGGCTAACAACCAGCTCACAGGGTCGCTCCCGGCGACCCTTCTAAACTTGGCGGAGCTCGGCCAGCTTGATCTCCACAGCAATTCCCTCTCCGGCGATATCCCAACAGACGTCGGATCATGGAAGAATCTCATCGAGCTGAACCTCGCCGACAACGAGTTCACCGGCTCAATTCCGGCGGCGCTAGGCGACCTTCCCGTGCTCAACTACGTCGATCTCTCCGACAACAAACTCACAGGGGAGATCCCAAACGAGTTGCAGAACTTGAAGACTAACCGATTGAATCTTTCAAACAACCAGCTCTCCGGCACACTGCCTCCATTTTTCGCGACGCAGATGTATAAAGACAGCTTCTTGGGCAATCCGGCACTGTGTGTGTCTGAATCTTGTGGCCGGAGAGGCGGCAGCTCAACTCACCATGGCTCCGGTCGGTGGCTTCGATCCATATTTGTACTCTTCTCCATGTCGATTCTTGCCGCGGCCGCCTGGTGCTACTGGAAGCGGCAGAAAGAGAAGCAGAAGAAGGTGAAGCTCGATACAAAGAAACCAAATTGGAAGCTAACTCCGTTCCACAAGCTCAATTTCAGCGAGCAAGAGATGCTCAATTGCCTCAACGAGGACAATGTGATCGGGGCCGGGGATTCCGGTAAGGTTTACAGAGCAACGCTGAGCGGCGGCCAGGCAGTGGCAGTGAAACAGGTACAAGAATCCTCCGGTGTCGATCATCGCAACAGATTCGAAGAGGAGGCGGCGGCATTGGGGAAGATTATGCACAAGAACATCGCGAAGCTGTGGTGCTGTTGCATCCACAACGACTCTAAGTTGCTGGTTTACGAGTACATGCCCAACGGAAACTTAGGCGACTTGCTGCACAGCTCCAATAGCCGGCTGCTGGACTGGCCGGCGAGGTATAAGATCGCCGTCGGCGCAGCTGCGGGGCTGTCGTACCTGCACCACGATTGCGTTCCGCCGATCATTCACAGAGATGTGAAGTCCAACAACATACTGCTGGATGAAGAATTTGAGGCCAAAATCGCAATGTCAATTAGCGCAAGCTCAGGCGGATACATTGCCCCAG AGTACGCGTACACGAGGCACGTAAACGAGAAAAGCGATGTCTATAGCTTCGGGGTTGTTATACTCGAGCTAGTAACGGGAAGACGCGGTGTGGATCCAGAGCCGGGGGAGAAGGATTTGGTGAAGTGGACTTGTAACGTAACGAGCCGAAAAGGAGTGGATCATGTGTTGGATCCCAAGCTTGATTTGTGCTTCCAGGAAGAGATTCGCAAAGTGCTCAATGTTGGACTCCTCTGCACCAGCTACCTCCCGATCAATCGGCCGCCGATGAGGAGGGTCGTGAACATGCTGCTTGAGGCTGCCCCTCAACGCAGGCTGAAGCCTGCAAACACATCATATAAGGCGTTTATAGCTACTAGCGCTATTTGA